Proteins encoded within one genomic window of Thioploca ingrica:
- a CDS encoding flagellar hook-length control protein, with product MYYINGLTSTIILVGITSTVAMTPVLASGGQGMTWGKYHHDATLGIDRVGCYGLPLAPTKTGGCEAYSGDTNCKAQLPVLCINVDKSPRPNYDPLPSGGVMPKEFYNGWAGGHIATTLPIDGTNLKITTIPIPGPISGVATTGDEICKQSFGSDWRMAEHHDGQYILGMSQTAFYGNSTNSPSPWPTSGLSTGGWTFYAWGNVLDTQRYWVKIDDQPANCWNP from the coding sequence ATGTATTATATCAATGGATTGACTTCAACTATCATTCTAGTGGGGATAACAAGCACTGTTGCTATGACTCCGGTATTAGCTTCTGGTGGACAGGGTATGACGTGGGGAAAGTATCATCATGACGCTACCTTGGGCATTGATCGAGTAGGGTGCTATGGACTCCCACTTGCGCCAACGAAAACTGGTGGATGTGAAGCATATAGTGGTGATACTAACTGTAAAGCCCAATTGCCCGTGTTGTGTATTAACGTTGATAAATCACCTCGCCCGAATTATGACCCACTGCCATCTGGAGGTGTGATGCCTAAAGAATTTTACAATGGTTGGGCAGGTGGACATATTGCAACAACACTGCCTATTGATGGAACTAATTTGAAGATTACTACAATTCCAATTCCGGGTCCAATTTCGGGTGTAGCCACGACGGGTGATGAGATTTGTAAACAATCTTTTGGTTCCGATTGGCGGATGGCAGAGCATCATGATGGCCAATACATTCTAGGTATGAGTCAAACTGCATTTTATGGTAATTCTACTAACTCGCCAAGTCCTTGGCCAACCAGTGGCCTTTCAACGGGTGGGTGGACTTTTTATGCTTGGGGAAATGTATTAGACACTCAACGTTACTGGGTAAAAATTGATGACCAACCGGCTAATTGCTGGAACCCTTAA